A single uncultured Methanolobus sp. DNA region contains:
- the truA gene encoding tRNA pseudouridine(38-40) synthase TruA: MRVALKIAYVGTGYHGSQVQPDVATIEGELFNALTQLEIIEDPKSARFSSSGRTDAGVHAREQVVAFDTDKPNLAIPRVINSKLPNSIWAWAHAEVPEDFDPRRWATSRKYRYIMSGEQYDISKIRAASKLLVGEHDFANFCTKEGDKSTVRNVERIDVRVSGTLTKIDIQANSFLWNMVRKIVTALTMVGSGVRDEEWLMQMLDPESYEEGIESSPAYGLTLMEVEYPEPIEWCDDAYAIRRATDNVHDYLVRHRVMAEVMDHLLPNE, translated from the coding sequence ATGAGAGTTGCTCTTAAAATAGCATATGTAGGCACTGGCTATCATGGATCTCAGGTCCAGCCGGATGTAGCTACAATAGAAGGCGAGCTGTTCAATGCACTCACGCAGCTTGAGATCATTGAAGATCCGAAATCCGCGCGTTTTTCAAGTTCCGGAAGGACAGATGCAGGAGTACATGCAAGAGAGCAGGTTGTTGCTTTTGATACTGATAAACCCAATCTTGCGATTCCAAGGGTCATTAATTCCAAATTACCAAATTCTATCTGGGCATGGGCACATGCTGAAGTTCCTGAAGACTTTGACCCCAGAAGGTGGGCCACCAGCCGTAAATACAGATATATTATGAGCGGGGAGCAGTATGATATCTCAAAGATAAGGGCTGCCTCAAAACTACTTGTGGGAGAACATGATTTTGCCAATTTCTGCACAAAGGAAGGAGACAAGAGCACTGTTCGTAATGTTGAAAGAATTGATGTGCGTGTCAGCGGAACCCTTACCAAGATAGACATCCAGGCAAACAGTTTCCTCTGGAACATGGTCAGGAAAATTGTCACAGCCCTTACAATGGTTGGAAGCGGAGTACGGGATGAGGAATGGCTTATGCAGATGCTTGACCCTGAATCATATGAAGAAGGAATCGAATCATCTCCTGCATACGGCCTGACACTCATGGAAGTGGAATATCCTGAACCTATCGAATGGTGCGACGATGCCTATGCGATCAGGAGAGCCACCGATAATGTACACGACTATCTGGTGAGACACAGGGTCATGGCTGAAGTAATGGACCATCTGCTTCCAAACGAATGA
- a CDS encoding helix-turn-helix domain-containing protein yields the protein MGENDESTSSEKVLILPLSEDSKKITQLLSNEKAMKMLEILADRPMSASDVAEKLDLPLTTVKYNLDGLIEADLIKVKETKWSRKGREVKIYEPVQKLIVVAPGSMKNDRSSIISMLKKYLGLVAGAIFAATGVEALGRYSMFSSAPQMAQDSASTASIPVYPENDSVLMTKAMPELDAENFAGYGYTPDTNASDTVFYEQAAMEEMPVEMPTEAADIPTESVEMTSLTSDGVQPEMLASAAPNGTDAGADIMREGALAVNQTQMEPLSSTFTDNVTAAGGAVTDTFMHGLLSHVSVWFFFGCIFVITLLFIREMYNRKKNI from the coding sequence ATGGGAGAGAACGACGAAAGTACAAGCTCAGAAAAAGTGCTTATTCTTCCTCTTAGTGAGGATTCTAAAAAAATAACCCAATTGCTCTCAAATGAGAAAGCAATGAAAATGCTGGAGATACTTGCAGACAGACCAATGTCAGCCAGTGATGTTGCTGAAAAGCTGGACCTGCCCCTTACAACTGTGAAATACAATTTGGACGGGCTCATTGAAGCTGATCTGATAAAGGTCAAGGAAACAAAATGGAGCCGTAAAGGCAGGGAAGTCAAAATATACGAACCTGTCCAGAAACTGATAGTAGTTGCCCCGGGGAGCATGAAAAACGACAGGTCTTCCATTATCAGCATGCTCAAAAAGTATCTTGGTCTTGTTGCAGGTGCGATTTTTGCTGCCACAGGAGTTGAAGCCCTTGGAAGATACTCAATGTTCTCCTCTGCACCACAAATGGCCCAGGACTCTGCCAGCACCGCCAGTATTCCTGTTTATCCGGAAAATGACTCTGTATTGATGACAAAGGCAATGCCGGAACTTGATGCAGAGAATTTTGCAGGATACGGATATACCCCGGATACAAATGCATCTGACACTGTATTCTACGAGCAGGCAGCTATGGAAGAAATGCCCGTTGAAATGCCAACAGAAGCTGCTGACATTCCAACCGAATCAGTAGAAATGACTTCATTGACATCAGATGGAGTTCAGCCTGAAATGCTTGCCTCCGCAGCACCAAATGGAACCGATGCAGGTGCCGACATAATGAGAGAAGGCGCACTGGCAGTGAACCAGACTCAGATGGAACCACTGTCAAGCACATTTACTGACAACGTTACTGCTGCCGGGGGAGCGGTGACTGATACTTTTATGCACGGACTGCTGTCACATGTGAGTGTGTGGTTCTTCTTTGGCTGTATTTTTGTAATTACGCTTCTGTTCATAAGAGAAATGTATAATAGAAAAAAGAACATATGA
- a CDS encoding NAD(P)/FAD-dependent oxidoreductase — MFAAYELAGKGLEVLVVDGGKDINARHCSVSSSSTCGHCSPCSILCGVGGAGAYSDGTLNLRPDIGGNLAEQTGDPGSAWELVDYVDKIYLKYGATTKTYSATGEDAEMLKRRAASVGARFIDIKQRHIGSDNSVKLIECMKNDLESKGITFILESKVKDIIVENGSCKGVVLEHRQIHSKYTLLAPGRVGYEWVNYLVDHHCIDFSYSGVDIGVRVEVPSIIMDPVTKINHDPKFHIYTKGHDDFVRTFCTNEQGFVVKEEYEGFVATNGHSMHSKASDNTNFAFLVHVELTRPMENTIKYARSVAKLATTIGGGKPVLQRLGDLKRGRRSTSESISRNAVVNTLTDITPGDISMALPHRIVMDIMEGLEVLNEIIPGVYSDCTLLYAPEVKFYSLKIDVDRTMQTNIAGLFVAGDGAGLSRDLINSSATGILAARGILTHAEQDLLS; from the coding sequence TTGTTTGCAGCCTATGAACTTGCCGGAAAAGGGTTAGAAGTGCTTGTTGTGGACGGCGGAAAGGACATCAATGCAAGGCATTGTAGTGTCTCATCGAGCTCAACATGCGGTCATTGTTCCCCATGTTCCATTCTTTGTGGTGTAGGAGGTGCAGGTGCTTACTCAGATGGAACTCTTAATCTAAGACCTGATATAGGTGGTAACCTTGCAGAGCAGACAGGCGATCCAGGGTCTGCATGGGAACTTGTGGATTATGTGGATAAGATCTACCTTAAATACGGAGCTACTACCAAAACCTATTCTGCAACAGGTGAGGATGCAGAAATGCTCAAACGCAGGGCAGCTTCAGTTGGTGCCAGGTTCATTGACATCAAGCAGCGTCATATTGGTTCCGATAATTCTGTAAAACTTATCGAATGCATGAAGAATGATCTAGAATCAAAGGGTATCACTTTCATTCTGGAATCCAAAGTAAAGGATATAATTGTTGAAAATGGCAGCTGCAAAGGAGTGGTTCTGGAACACAGGCAGATCCATTCTAAATATACTTTGCTTGCACCGGGAAGAGTTGGATACGAATGGGTAAACTACCTTGTGGACCACCATTGTATAGACTTCTCTTATAGTGGAGTTGATATTGGTGTCCGTGTGGAAGTTCCTTCTATAATCATGGACCCTGTAACAAAGATAAATCACGACCCAAAATTTCACATATATACCAAAGGCCATGATGACTTTGTCAGGACTTTCTGTACCAACGAACAGGGATTTGTGGTGAAGGAAGAGTACGAGGGTTTTGTTGCCACTAACGGACATTCCATGCATAGCAAAGCATCCGATAACACCAATTTCGCTTTTCTTGTTCATGTGGAACTGACACGACCTATGGAAAACACTATCAAATATGCAAGGTCAGTGGCAAAACTTGCAACGACAATTGGAGGTGGAAAACCTGTTCTTCAGAGGCTTGGTGATCTTAAAAGAGGACGGCGTTCAACATCCGAAAGCATCAGCAGAAATGCTGTAGTGAACACTCTTACAGACATAACTCCGGGTGACATTTCCATGGCTTTGCCCCACAGGATAGTTATGGATATCATGGAAGGTCTTGAAGTTCTTAATGAGATTATTCCAGGTGTCTATTCGGATTGCACTCTTCTGTATGCTCCTGAAGTAAAGTTCTATTCCCTGAAAATAGATGTGGACAGAACCATGCAGACAAATATTGCAGGTCTGTTCGTTGCAGGTGACGGTGCAGGTTTGTCACGTGATCTTATTAACTCCTCAGCCACAGGAATTCTGGCGGCAAGAGGTATACTCACACATGCAGAACAGGATCTGTTATCTTAA
- a CDS encoding M48 family metallopeptidase, with protein sequence MRCTASIRDIVIDYELIRRDVKNPQLEFRERELYIIVPRNFMEHDKVIRKHQRWIYNRYSKMQKIQEFEQDIELVTGRSVDELKKLVLRCVATIEIELGVKPENIRFRKMRTKWGSCSSKGNLNFNTFMQYLPDEMVEYIVHHEMVHLIELNHSPKFWNHVKKRYPEYKESETRLAAYWSLIQQKC encoded by the coding sequence ATGCGCTGTACTGCAAGCATCCGGGACATTGTCATAGATTATGAGCTCATCCGAAGGGATGTGAAAAATCCACAGCTTGAGTTCCGGGAAAGAGAGTTGTATATTATTGTCCCACGGAATTTCATGGAACATGACAAAGTTATCAGGAAGCACCAGAGATGGATATACAATCGCTATTCTAAAATGCAGAAGATCCAGGAATTTGAACAGGACATTGAACTTGTAACCGGCAGGTCAGTTGACGAACTGAAAAAACTTGTCCTCAGGTGTGTGGCAACAATTGAGATAGAGCTTGGGGTCAAGCCTGAAAATATAAGGTTCAGGAAAATGAGAACGAAATGGGGAAGCTGCAGTTCAAAAGGTAACCTTAATTTCAACACTTTTATGCAATACCTGCCGGATGAGATGGTGGAATATATTGTTCACCATGAAATGGTCCATCTCATTGAACTAAACCATAGTCCTAAATTCTGGAACCATGTCAAAAAGCGTTATCCCGAATATAAAGAATCAGAGACAAGGCTTGCAGCCTACTGGTCCCTGATACAACAGAAGTGTTGA
- a CDS encoding DUF1805 domain-containing protein yields the protein MLIENIELENGTAMGLSFTMQNASLLVIRADKGFVMCGYLDMDTASALGDVAVKVKGVNSFEDVLAAPVVGATQKAINLGIKVGMTGKEALELMF from the coding sequence ATGCTGATAGAAAATATCGAACTTGAGAATGGAACTGCCATGGGTTTGAGTTTTACTATGCAGAATGCATCATTACTTGTGATTCGTGCGGACAAGGGTTTTGTGATGTGCGGTTATCTTGACATGGACACTGCATCTGCTCTTGGGGATGTGGCTGTAAAGGTCAAAGGCGTTAACAGCTTTGAAGATGTGCTTGCAGCACCGGTTGTCGGAGCAACCCAGAAAGCCATCAATCTTGGCATTAAAGTCGGCATGACCGGTAAAGAAGCATTAGAACTAATGTTCTGA
- a CDS encoding TRM11 family methyltransferase: protein MLYAFELSGEHAVLPIKEVYACLSMEGLTFREHAFYDQCLVVDIEGEDVEEKLRSIAKRLAMSHHILKVVGICDVEADQIIELCDNSDLSGHMSEGQTYVVRAKRAKHHGDVKREFIEGRLGGSIYRKGFRANMKEPDVTFRLIMTNKAVLGSLVATVDRGDYERRAPHKKPFFYPGVLMPRVARALVNISQVRSDEVLLDPFSGTAGVLVEAGLIGAHVIGIEVRRKISHGAKMNLDEYDTDYSLLVGDACRASLKDSCVDAIVTDPPYGRSAAIRAESLHHLYEDSFAEMHRVLKTGKLAVVVSEMKVVEFAEKAGFTIVDVFTQKVHKSLTRTFTVIRKD from the coding sequence ATGCTGTATGCTTTTGAGTTATCCGGTGAGCACGCTGTCCTTCCAATAAAAGAGGTCTACGCCTGTCTATCAATGGAAGGACTGACATTCAGGGAACATGCATTCTATGACCAATGTCTGGTAGTTGATATTGAAGGTGAGGATGTCGAAGAAAAGCTTCGATCTATTGCAAAGAGGCTTGCAATGTCCCATCACATTTTGAAGGTCGTCGGTATATGCGATGTTGAAGCAGATCAGATAATAGAGCTGTGTGATAATTCCGATCTCTCAGGACACATGTCAGAAGGCCAGACCTATGTTGTCCGTGCAAAGAGGGCAAAACACCACGGTGATGTCAAAAGGGAATTCATAGAAGGAAGACTTGGTGGCAGCATATATCGCAAAGGCTTCAGGGCAAACATGAAAGAACCTGATGTGACTTTCCGTTTGATAATGACAAACAAGGCAGTTCTGGGTTCATTGGTGGCAACAGTTGACAGGGGCGATTATGAACGCCGTGCACCGCATAAAAAACCCTTCTTCTATCCCGGTGTGCTCATGCCAAGAGTTGCAAGGGCGCTGGTAAACATTTCACAGGTACGTTCAGATGAAGTGCTTCTGGACCCTTTCAGCGGAACAGCAGGTGTCCTGGTTGAAGCTGGTCTTATAGGCGCTCATGTGATAGGTATTGAAGTTCGCCGTAAGATCTCCCACGGTGCGAAGATGAACTTAGATGAATACGATACTGATTATTCATTACTAGTAGGCGATGCATGTCGTGCCTCCCTCAAAGATTCATGTGTGGATGCAATCGTGACCGATCCTCCTTATGGCAGGTCTGCGGCTATCAGGGCTGAATCTCTTCATCATTTGTATGAAGATTCATTTGCAGAGATGCATCGTGTACTTAAGACCGGAAAACTCGCAGTTGTGGTTTCAGAAATGAAGGTCGTTGAGTTTGCAGAAAAGGCTGGATTTACGATTGTAGATGTGTTCACACAAAAAGTACACAAGAGCCTTACAAGGACATTTACTGTCATCCGCAAGGACTGA
- a CDS encoding formate--phosphoribosylaminoimidazolecarboxamide ligase, translating into MITKEEIMEIVENYDMDNLSIATVCSHSSLQIFYGARQEGFRTIGICVKEPPRFYDAFPLAKPDEFIVVDSYKEIPNIVDELRAKNAIIIPHGSFVEYMGGKAFAELAVPTFGNRAVLEWESDREMEREWLEGAGIEMPRSVKPKDIDGPVMVKYHGAKGGRGFFIAKNYEEFQEHIDPNEKFTIQEFIVGTRYYLHFFYSPLRENGYKLSTGILEMLSMDRRVESNADEIFRLGSPKELEEADIIPSYVVTGNVPLVARESLLPKIFNLGERVVERSLDLFGGMIGPFCLETVVTDKLEIKVFEISARIVAGTNIYLSGSPYSDLIEPGLSTGKRIAQEIKIASSMGQLDKILS; encoded by the coding sequence ATGATTACAAAAGAAGAAATAATGGAAATCGTTGAGAATTATGACATGGACAATCTGAGCATTGCCACCGTTTGTTCTCACTCCAGTCTTCAAATATTCTATGGTGCCAGACAGGAAGGTTTCAGGACCATAGGCATCTGTGTAAAAGAGCCGCCAAGATTCTACGATGCTTTTCCTCTTGCAAAACCGGATGAGTTCATTGTAGTTGACAGCTACAAAGAGATCCCGAATATCGTTGATGAGCTTCGTGCAAAGAATGCTATTATCATCCCACATGGTTCATTTGTAGAGTATATGGGTGGCAAGGCTTTTGCCGAACTCGCAGTCCCTACTTTTGGAAACAGGGCTGTTCTTGAATGGGAATCTGACAGGGAAATGGAACGTGAATGGCTTGAAGGCGCAGGTATTGAAATGCCAAGGTCTGTGAAGCCTAAGGATATCGATGGCCCTGTAATGGTCAAGTACCATGGTGCAAAAGGCGGTCGTGGTTTCTTTATTGCTAAAAACTATGAGGAGTTCCAGGAACACATCGATCCGAATGAAAAATTCACAATTCAGGAATTCATTGTAGGAACAAGATATTATCTTCACTTCTTCTATTCACCACTCAGGGAGAACGGATACAAACTAAGTACCGGTATCCTTGAGATGCTCAGCATGGACCGCAGGGTCGAGTCCAACGCAGACGAGATATTCAGGCTTGGTTCACCAAAAGAGCTTGAAGAGGCTGACATTATCCCATCTTATGTGGTTACAGGAAACGTTCCTCTTGTTGCCAGGGAGTCACTTCTTCCAAAGATATTCAATCTAGGTGAAAGGGTGGTTGAACGGTCCCTTGATCTGTTTGGCGGTATGATCGGTCCTTTCTGTCTGGAAACTGTTGTTACTGACAAACTTGAGATAAAGGTCTTTGAGATATCCGCACGTATAGTTGCAGGTACTAACATCTATCTTTCAGGTTCCCCATACTCCGATCTTATTGAACCTGGTCTCTCTACAGGTAAGAGAATTGCCCAGGAAATAAAAATTGCAAGTTCCATGGGCCAACTTGACAAAATTTTGTCATAA
- a CDS encoding DUF87 domain-containing protein, which translates to MSDSLNAGVSKQQYILGGKGEDVLLYMGRYLARDRSSGSHVSLDVNKPHAVFIAGKRGYGKSYTMAVLMEGMMMLPDEIRSNVSSVVIDTMGIFWTLGKSNKVQEELVIGWGFEPLSFDIDVFVPAGSLSSYEERHINVKPISLPISEMDGYEWCRLFGIDTVSPSGVLIVRLIDELQNKGTFSFEDIIASVIADKRADTVAKAAVENHFRTADSWGIFSETGVGIAELVKGGSTSVIDVSTIRSEAVRSALVSSIARSVYHLRLEARRSYERRMMGDNSVESGIPMVWMFIDEAQQFLPAQGETLASDVLLNEWLKQGRQPGLSLVLATQRPASIHPDVLSQSDLVICHRLTSQDDINVLESVRPTYMKDNFGDSIMKMGSEKGIAFIVDDNTEATHIIRMRPRLSWHGGDDPSVIP; encoded by the coding sequence ATGTCAGACTCTTTAAATGCAGGTGTTTCAAAGCAGCAATATATCCTTGGCGGGAAAGGTGAAGATGTTCTTCTTTACATGGGCAGGTATCTTGCACGTGATCGCTCTTCCGGCTCACATGTATCACTGGATGTGAACAAACCCCATGCAGTTTTTATTGCAGGAAAAAGGGGCTATGGTAAATCCTACACAATGGCAGTTCTCATGGAAGGTATGATGATGCTTCCGGATGAAATCAGGAGCAACGTTTCATCAGTTGTTATTGATACTATGGGTATTTTCTGGACTCTTGGTAAATCCAACAAGGTTCAGGAAGAACTGGTCATAGGATGGGGTTTTGAACCCTTATCATTTGATATCGATGTTTTCGTACCGGCAGGAAGTCTGAGTTCATATGAAGAAAGGCACATCAATGTAAAGCCGATCTCCTTACCGATATCAGAGATGGATGGATATGAGTGGTGCAGGCTGTTTGGAATAGATACAGTATCTCCTTCCGGAGTCCTTATAGTGCGTTTGATAGATGAGCTGCAGAATAAAGGGACATTCTCATTTGAAGACATCATTGCTTCTGTGATCGCAGATAAACGTGCAGATACTGTTGCAAAAGCCGCTGTTGAAAATCATTTCAGAACAGCAGATTCATGGGGCATTTTCTCGGAAACAGGTGTGGGAATAGCAGAACTTGTAAAAGGTGGCTCAACATCAGTTATTGATGTCAGTACCATCAGGAGTGAGGCTGTAAGGTCTGCACTAGTGAGTTCAATTGCCCGAAGTGTCTATCATTTGAGACTGGAAGCTAGACGTTCATATGAAAGAAGAATGATGGGTGATAATTCAGTTGAAAGCGGTATTCCAATGGTCTGGATGTTCATAGATGAAGCCCAACAGTTCCTGCCAGCACAGGGTGAGACACTTGCATCGGATGTGTTACTGAACGAATGGCTAAAACAAGGTCGTCAGCCTGGTCTTTCACTTGTGCTTGCAACGCAGCGTCCTGCATCCATTCATCCCGATGTGCTTTCACAATCTGATCTTGTTATATGCCATCGACTCACATCCCAGGATGATATCAATGTACTCGAATCTGTGAGGCCCACTTATATGAAGGACAATTTTGGAGATTCAATTATGAAAATGGGCTCTGAGAAGGGGATTGCATTTATAGTGGATGATAATACCGAGGCAACACACATTATTCGTATGCGTCCACGTCTTAGCTGGCATGGAGGGGATGACCCTTCAGTCATTCCTTAA